CGTCACCGCGCCTTTTTCAAAAACCGCATCGTACACCCTTTCGTTTTTCTGCTCAAGACCAAGAATTATCCGCCCGGTGTATTCGCACTTGATACACACGTCCCTATAGAGCATAGGGAAGGTGTTGATATATATCAGGTTTCTCTCCGGATATTTCTTATTTATGCTGTCAGCGAGCCCCCGGTAGAGCGAGACTTCCTCCGCCTTTACGCCGTTGATCTCCGGATAGTTATGGTCCTTCGAGAAGATATACAAATTCCTGATGATGAGCTCTCTGTCAACCGAGTAGTCGCACCAGAAGCCGTTATAATTCATGTTAGCCCAGGATCCCGTCTCAATACCTGTTTTTTCTGCAGGCAAAAACAATATCCTTTTGTACAAAGCCAAAGCCCGGGCAGGCACTCCTTCATACGTAAACCGGCTTTCGATCTGCTTTGTCATAGCCACTCAAAGCCTTCCATATGGTCAAGATCATGCTTCAGCAGCCTTTCGAGGACGGCGTAAGGCATCCTACAGGGCCAAATCTTACAGGCAAAAGGAACGTCCTCCGACGCTCTTTGTATGGTCACCATCTGCGTCTCCGCATCAAAGGAAAGCCTGTGTCTGTCAACTATTATCTCGCAGCTCTCGCCGGAGGCAAGGCATTTTTCTATCCTGCCCGATTCGGCTTTATTTTTCCAGGCGCAGAAAAATATGCAGTCAAGGGTCTGAACCATCGAGTTTCTCCTAATATGTTGTTATTTCAGGCACTGATAAAGGGCTCTGTAATAGCCCACCGGGTCCTGGCGGTCCGACAATCCGGAGACTCCGCCGTCGCCGGCTTCCAGTATTTTCCAGCTCCCGTCTGCGAGCTCGGCGTAATCCACGGTGTAATAAGGGCTCCGGAGATATCTGTATTTTTCCAGAAGTGGCTTGGGGGGCTCGGGAGTGTAATTGCCCTGTCCAGAGTTACGGCACACCGTGGCGATCTCGTGATTTATGTAGAAGACCCGGTATTCGTTCGCCCGTTCACCGTAGCGTTTCAGGTCCAGATATTCCTTGACGCATATCCCGCCGGTGAGCAGCTCCCCCCTGTATTTGTAAAAGACCTCCATCCATCTGTCAAACTCCGGCTGGGTAATGGTTTGATCAAAGTACCGGGGGAACTCGGTGCCCTTTACGCTTTTCACGTAATCCTTGATCATAAACCGGGGAAAGTCTTTTTTGAGCCGTTCCACGTCGATCCGGGAATGGAGGGGGAAAATCTCCATCCTGGCCGTATCGTCCCGGACGCTCTCATATACGTTGGGGAATATATGCATGAGCCGGTAGTGCTCCGGCTCCGTGATGAGCCTGATATTCTTATGGAGCAAAAGCTCATAAAATCTCTCGTACACGTCGGGCTTCATCATCCAGCCCCTGTAAACTGCAGACGTTTCCGTTTCCGGCGCGCCCCTGACTATGAGCCTGTCCTCCAGGAACCAGCCGTCATAATCAAAGAGAGCCAAGCCAAAGAGGCCCGTGGCTCCTGCAGCCTCGTATTCCCTTTGCAGGTCCTCATCTACCCTCTTGGGGTCAAAAGAGCTTGAAGGAAACAATATCATTTCTGCCATATGACAAGCACTCCTTTTAAAATTGTGAAACATGAGGCGGCTCGAGCCGCCAGGGTCCTCCTACGGGAGTTATTTGCATCCGCCGGCCATTACCGAGCAGAGCACTGCTTTGTTCTCGGAGCATCCGTGAGCATTGGGTCCGGACACAAAGGTGACCGTATTCTCCGAGTTTTCCAGATCCCTTGCCAGAAATTCCGTTTTTTGATAATCTCCGAAGCCTCCGGCAAAAACGCTGTCCAGCGTCACGACCTCATTGCCGTCTATATAGCATTTTATGGTGCCTCAGCCATTGACAAACACCATATAGCACACCGAAATGACGGAGCCTGTGACCATGAGCTCCAGAGTGCTGCCGGGTTCCGTGGCATCCCGGCGGCGGACTCCCGGTTTTTCGCGGCCCGCACTCCCTCCGGGAGGATAATGCTGATACGGAATGCCTCGCCCAAGGGGCGCAGCGATATGACCGTGTCTCTGTCGGAAGACGAGGGCGAGACCTGGTGCTGCAGCCGGGTGATAGACCCCAGAGAGGGCGCTTCCTATCCCGATGCGGACTTTTGGGGCGGCAGGGTGTATGTGACCTATGACCGGGAAAGGACCGGAGCCCGGGAGATACTATTTGTCAGCTTTACGGAAGAGGACGTCATGGACCCCTCCGCGATAATTGAGCCGGTGGTGGTGAGCAAGCCGTAAGGGGGAAGGCGGTCATTTCCCAACGGGACACCGACTGAGGCTGTTTTCGTTCTCCGCCACGTGGACCCCCCAACGGCAAAACAGTTTATTATGACGCCCTGCTGTATGGCCCCTTCCATTTGCCGCCTCCGGCAGAGCCGGAGTAAGGAACGCGGCAAACGGACCCTCCATAGATCCCTGACCCAAAACGGCCAAATGCAAAGCATTTGACAGATGCCGTTTTGGGCGGGATGACACGCAGGGCGCGAAGGACCCGCCACCGCTGGGATGACGGCGGCGAGGGGTCAGTCGGTGGCGGAGGCCAGGATCACCGCGAAGCGGTCCATGCGGGCGTCATAGACGGTGAGGCACAAGGTCCCCCACCATTCGCGGCCGTCGTCGAAGTAGTCCGACCAGTCGCAGGTCCACTCGTACACCGTCAGGCGGTCGCTGCCGGCGGGGAACAGGGCTGCGTTGACCCTGTCAAAGTCCATATCTTCATAGACGCTGCCCCAGGGCGGGCAGAGAAAGGCCTTGCGGTAGCTCATGGCCTCTGTCACCGGGGCAAAAAGGGCTTCGGGAACTATGGGGTTCCCCGCTGCCTTTTCCGGACTGCCTGTCCACACTCTCTCGCCCACTTCGTCAAAAAACAGCTTCCCCGCGGCAGCGAAAAGGGCCATCCTGTGGTCCGTTTCATCGTTCCCCGTATGGGGGATTGCCACCAGACAGTATTCCACGGCTGTGTCGGGATACTCTGCCGCCACAGAGTAAAAGGGATCCCCGGTGATCACCTGTCCCTCCGGCGCCGGGGCGTCCCGTGGCGTCTCTTCCACGGAGTCCGTCTCTTCCTTTTGCTCTGCTGTGTCCGGGGCTTTTTCGCCCTCAAAGACCTTTTCCGCCTCGTCTATCGTGATGTCGCCCCTGCTGCAGGCGTATTCCGTCATACGGCAAAAATCCTCCGGCCCGTATTCCCGGCCGGTGATGGACCGGGTAGTCCTGCCTTCAAGAAAGACTTCCGCCACAACGAGAGGGTCAAAGGAATTGTGCACCGCCGCCCGTTCCCCATCGGGACCGGTGATATAGAGACAGGGCTCGTAAGGGTGACAGGTCAGGGCGTATTCCCTGCCACTGACGGACAGGAAAGGAAGGCCGTCCCTGACGCAGAAAACGTAGGGACCGCCGGTGTAGATCACTATGCTGTCAGGCAGTCGGTTCATGGTGTTGACGAGACGATAATCCGCTTAATCGTGATCCTTCTTTATCGTGTCCTCCGGAACAGGAACAATGGTCATATCGCAAGTGTCGTTGACAAACGAATAAATAGGATAGCCTGAAGTGCCGTCAAACCCTATGTGCTCAATTAGAGTTTTTATAAAAAACTTTATCCAGTCCATTGAAGGATGTTCGGCGCCTTCCTTCTGCGGAGTTACCCACACACCGGTAGCCGCTTTGCGTTCAGCTGTATTCATAGCGATACCGATAACAGCATCATAAAAGTCAAAAGAGGCTTCAAAAGCCTGAGGTACGGCATCGCCATTGGGAGTTACCTCAATGCCCTCGGGGATTTCCGCCAGGGTTATCATCATACGGCCCTTGATCTTGCCGTACTCTTGTTCAAAACGTTCTATTTGACCGTTCTCTCTGAGATAGCTCTCTACTCTCTCAAACATTTCAGGATCTGCCAGCATTTTTATCTCCTT
The nucleotide sequence above comes from Abditibacteriota bacterium. Encoded proteins:
- a CDS encoding exo-alpha-sialidase: MLIRNASPKGRSDMTVSLSEDEGETWCCSRVIDPREGASYPDADFWGGRVYVTYDRERTGAREILFVSFTEEDVMDPSAIIEPVVVSKP
- a CDS encoding ATP-grasp domain-containing protein yields the protein MAEMILFPSSSFDPKRVDEDLQREYEAAGATGLFGLALFDYDGWFLEDRLIVRGAPETETSAVYRGWMMKPDVYERFYELLLHKNIRLITEPEHYRLMHIFPNVYESVRDDTARMEIFPLHSRIDVERLKKDFPRFMIKDYVKSVKGTEFPRYFDQTITQPEFDRWMEVFYKYRGELLTGGICVKEYLDLKRYGERANEYRVFYINHEIATVCRNSGQGNYTPEPPKPLLEKYRYLRSPYYTVDYAELADGSWKILEAGDGGVSGLSDRQDPVGYYRALYQCLK